A window from Kwoniella pini CBS 10737 chromosome 1, complete sequence encodes these proteins:
- a CDS encoding mitochondrial 54S ribosomal protein bL36m, with translation MIQTILRRISPFSVPLAGPSRQSIRQCSSCPPLRPTFNASSSRPTLLLQTSSPSSIISNLKLARTQPLIMQVRGMKVRSSVKRFCDGCSIVRRKGRIYVICSKNPKHKQRQG, from the exons ATGATACAGACGATTCTTCGACGCATATCACCTTTCTCTGTCCCGCTTGCGGGTCCATCAAGACAATCTATACGACAATGTTCATCATGTCCTCCCCTTCGTCCAACTTTTAACGCATCATCAAGTAGACCAACCCTTCTATTACAaacatcatcaccttcttctataatatctaatttgaaattggcAAGGACACAACCGTTGATTATGCAAGTAAGAGGAATGAAAGTGAGAAGTAGTGTCAAGAGGTTTTGTGATGGGTGTTCAATCGTGAGGAG GAAAGGAAGGATATACGTTATTTGCTCAAAGAACCCAAAACACAAACAA CGTCAAGGATAG